A single region of the Variovorax paradoxus genome encodes:
- the ettA gene encoding energy-dependent translational throttle protein EttA: protein MAQYVYSMNRVSKTVPPKRQLLKDISLSFFPGAKIGVLGLNGSGKSTLLKIMAGVDKEFEGEALPMPGMTIGYLEQEPKLNPEHTVRESVEESMGAVFAAKARLEEVYIAYGAEDADFDALAAEQAQLEAIIATAGTDSEHQLEIAADALRLPPWDAKIGLLSGGEKRRVALCRLLLSKPDMLLLDEPTNHLDAESVEWLEVFLQRFTGTVVAITHDRYFLDNAAEWILEMDRGRGIPWKGNYSTWLEQKGERLAQEQKSEEAHAKALKKELEWSRQNPKARQAKSKSRLARFEELSDMEYQKRNETQEIFIPVAERLGQQVFEFHNVSKSFGDRMLIDNLSFTVPPGAIVGIIGPNGAGKSTLFKLLAGKEKPDSGEVVIGQTVKMAFVDQHRDELASDKTVWEDISNGLDIINVGKFQMASRAYAGRFNFNGADQQKKVGTLSGGERGRLHLAKTLIAGGNVLLLDEPSNDLDVETLRALEDALLEFAGTVMVISHDRWFLDRIATHILAAEGDSQWTFFDGNYQEYEADKKKRLGEEGAKPKRMRYKALK from the coding sequence ATGGCTCAATACGTCTATTCGATGAACCGTGTCAGCAAGACCGTGCCGCCCAAGCGGCAGCTCTTGAAAGACATTTCGCTCTCTTTCTTCCCCGGCGCCAAGATCGGCGTGCTCGGCTTGAACGGCTCGGGCAAGTCCACACTGCTCAAGATCATGGCGGGCGTGGACAAGGAGTTCGAGGGCGAGGCGCTGCCCATGCCGGGAATGACGATCGGCTATCTGGAGCAGGAACCCAAGCTCAACCCCGAGCACACCGTGCGCGAATCCGTCGAAGAGTCCATGGGCGCGGTGTTTGCGGCCAAGGCGCGCCTCGAGGAGGTGTATATCGCCTATGGTGCCGAAGACGCCGACTTCGACGCGCTGGCGGCCGAGCAGGCCCAGCTCGAAGCCATCATCGCCACCGCCGGCACCGATTCCGAGCATCAACTGGAAATCGCGGCCGACGCATTGCGCCTTCCGCCGTGGGACGCAAAGATCGGCCTGCTGTCAGGCGGCGAAAAGCGGCGCGTGGCACTCTGCCGCCTCTTGCTGTCCAAGCCCGACATGCTGCTGCTCGACGAGCCGACCAACCACCTGGACGCCGAATCGGTGGAGTGGCTCGAAGTGTTCCTGCAGCGCTTCACGGGCACCGTGGTGGCCATTACCCACGATCGCTACTTCCTCGACAACGCCGCCGAGTGGATCCTGGAAATGGACCGCGGCCGCGGCATTCCCTGGAAGGGCAACTACAGCACCTGGCTCGAGCAGAAGGGCGAACGCCTGGCGCAGGAGCAGAAGAGCGAAGAAGCCCACGCCAAGGCACTGAAGAAGGAACTGGAGTGGTCGCGCCAGAACCCGAAGGCCCGCCAGGCCAAGAGCAAGTCCCGCCTGGCCCGCTTCGAAGAACTGAGCGACATGGAATACCAGAAGCGCAACGAGACGCAGGAAATCTTCATTCCTGTGGCCGAGCGGCTGGGCCAGCAGGTGTTCGAGTTCCATAACGTCAGCAAGTCCTTCGGCGACCGCATGCTGATCGACAACCTGAGCTTCACCGTGCCGCCGGGCGCCATCGTCGGCATCATCGGCCCGAACGGCGCCGGCAAATCGACGCTGTTCAAGCTGCTCGCGGGCAAGGAAAAGCCGGATTCGGGCGAGGTCGTCATCGGCCAGACCGTGAAGATGGCCTTCGTCGACCAGCACCGTGACGAGCTGGCGTCCGACAAGACCGTGTGGGAAGACATCTCGAACGGCCTGGACATCATCAACGTCGGCAAGTTCCAGATGGCGAGCCGCGCGTATGCGGGACGCTTCAACTTCAACGGCGCCGACCAGCAGAAGAAGGTCGGTACGCTGTCGGGCGGTGAACGCGGCCGGCTGCACCTGGCCAAGACGCTGATTGCGGGCGGCAACGTGCTGCTGCTTGACGAACCGTCGAACGACCTGGACGTTGAAACGCTGCGCGCGCTCGAAGACGCGCTGCTCGAGTTCGCCGGCACGGTCATGGTCATCAGCCACGACCGCTGGTTTCTCGACCGCATTGCCACGCACATCCTGGCCGCCGAAGGCGACAGCCAATGGACCTTCTTCGACGGCAACTACCAGGAGTACGAAGCCGACAAGAAGAAGCGCCTCGGCGAAGAGGGCGCCAAGCCCAAGCGCATGCGCTACAAGGCTCTGAAATAG
- a CDS encoding endonuclease/exonuclease/phosphatase family protein, with protein sequence MQYIPPNYATLFVATCNLLNLANPHRVYYENQDGYDEREYERKIGWTGERFHALNADVLAVQEVWDESALKAAIARSGLRYDFVSVPGAENTPPHNGAQGTPRVGIATRLQVDHAQSFVDFPAGFGVDVPGLGPHTRFERPPFLVTLRMKHGQQVHVLTAHLKSKRPKFLQDAQGNHLEDREDRKVGAMASLRSLVMRGVEAAALRCIVIDLLQGTDTPLVVMGDFNDEPHSVTTQLVAATSDVAYDKAARDVALFNAYEMQGESALKKDVAYSHIHQGFPAVLDQIFVSEEFVAASRRSLGDVRRVDYFNDHLHEGRDRSRSDHGFVRALLRLRTD encoded by the coding sequence ATGCAGTACATACCGCCCAACTACGCCACCCTCTTCGTTGCGACTTGCAATCTGCTGAATCTCGCGAATCCGCACCGCGTGTATTACGAGAACCAGGACGGCTACGACGAGCGCGAATACGAACGCAAGATCGGCTGGACCGGCGAGCGCTTTCACGCGCTGAATGCCGATGTGCTGGCTGTGCAGGAAGTCTGGGACGAGAGCGCGCTGAAGGCCGCCATTGCGCGCAGCGGCCTGCGCTATGACTTCGTTTCGGTACCCGGCGCCGAGAACACGCCGCCGCACAACGGCGCACAAGGCACGCCGCGGGTCGGCATTGCCACGCGCCTGCAGGTGGACCATGCGCAGTCGTTCGTCGACTTTCCGGCCGGCTTCGGCGTCGATGTGCCCGGCCTGGGCCCGCACACTCGCTTCGAGCGCCCGCCGTTTCTGGTCACGCTGCGAATGAAGCACGGGCAGCAGGTGCACGTGCTGACGGCGCACCTCAAATCCAAGCGCCCGAAATTTTTGCAGGACGCACAAGGCAACCACCTAGAAGACCGGGAGGACCGCAAGGTGGGTGCCATGGCTTCGCTGCGCTCGCTCGTCATGCGTGGCGTCGAAGCGGCCGCCCTGCGCTGCATCGTGATCGACCTGCTGCAGGGCACGGACACGCCGCTGGTGGTGATGGGCGACTTCAACGACGAGCCGCACAGCGTGACCACGCAGCTGGTGGCCGCCACTTCCGATGTGGCCTACGACAAGGCCGCGCGCGACGTGGCGCTCTTCAACGCCTACGAGATGCAGGGCGAGTCGGCGCTCAAGAAAGACGTGGCCTATTCGCACATCCACCAGGGCTTTCCGGCGGTGCTCGACCAGATCTTCGTGAGCGAGGAGTTCGTTGCGGCCAGCCGGCGCAGCCTGGGCGACGTGCGCCGGGTCGATTATTTCAACGACCACCTGCACGAAGGGCGCGACCGCTCACGCTCGGACCACGGCTTTGTGCGTGCACTGCTGAGACTGCGCACCGACTGA
- a CDS encoding mandelate racemase/muconate lactonizing enzyme family protein produces the protein MKITEVETIRLGEFPNIAWVRLHTDEGLVGLGETFMGAEAVEAYLHEWAALKLLGTDPLQIEARNRDITGYLGWRGSGVETRGNSAVDIALWDLFGKAANMPVHTALGGKSRDAIRIYNTCAGYQYIRSATNQTSSNWGLANNNGPYEDLQGFLHHADELAESLLSEGITAMKIWPFDPAAEKSHGQYISNADLDTALEPFRKIRKAVGSKMDIMVEFHSLWRLPMAQKIARALKEFDTFWHEDAIRMDSLDLLKQYAKDCDALICASETLSYKWGFKDYLQTGVAGVAMLDLSWCGGLTEARKIAAMADAWQLPVAPHDCTGPVVWAASTHLSLHAPNALIQESVRAFFTGWYKELVTELPKVENGMISLNDKPGLGLELLPDLHKRPDAMVRVSKL, from the coding sequence TTGAAGATCACCGAAGTCGAAACCATCCGCCTGGGTGAGTTTCCCAACATCGCGTGGGTGCGGCTGCACACCGACGAAGGCCTGGTCGGCCTTGGCGAAACCTTCATGGGCGCCGAGGCGGTCGAAGCCTATCTGCATGAATGGGCGGCGCTCAAGCTGCTTGGCACCGATCCGCTGCAGATCGAGGCACGCAACCGCGACATCACCGGCTACCTGGGCTGGCGCGGGTCGGGCGTGGAAACGAGAGGCAACTCTGCCGTCGATATTGCGCTTTGGGACTTGTTCGGCAAGGCGGCCAACATGCCGGTGCACACGGCCCTGGGCGGCAAGAGCCGCGATGCGATCCGCATCTACAACACCTGCGCCGGCTACCAGTACATTCGCAGCGCCACCAACCAGACCAGCTCCAACTGGGGCCTGGCCAACAACAACGGACCCTACGAAGACTTGCAGGGCTTTCTGCACCACGCCGACGAACTGGCCGAATCGCTGCTGTCCGAGGGCATCACGGCCATGAAGATCTGGCCCTTCGACCCGGCTGCGGAAAAGAGCCACGGCCAGTACATCAGCAATGCCGATCTCGACACCGCGCTGGAGCCGTTTCGGAAGATTCGCAAGGCGGTGGGCAGCAAGATGGACATCATGGTCGAGTTCCACAGCCTGTGGCGCCTGCCGATGGCGCAAAAGATCGCCCGCGCGCTGAAGGAGTTCGACACCTTCTGGCACGAAGACGCCATCCGCATGGACAGCCTCGACCTGCTCAAGCAGTACGCGAAGGACTGCGATGCGCTTATCTGCGCAAGCGAAACGCTGAGCTACAAATGGGGCTTCAAGGACTACCTGCAGACCGGCGTGGCCGGCGTGGCCATGCTCGACCTGAGCTGGTGCGGCGGCCTCACCGAAGCACGCAAGATCGCCGCCATGGCGGACGCATGGCAATTGCCGGTGGCGCCGCACGACTGCACCGGCCCTGTGGTCTGGGCCGCATCGACGCACCTGAGCCTGCATGCGCCCAACGCACTCATCCAGGAGAGCGTGCGAGCCTTCTTCACCGGCTGGTACAAGGAGCTCGTCACCGAACTGCCGAAGGTCGAGAACGGAATGATCAGCCTGAACGACAAGCCGGGGCTCGGCCTCGAGCTGCTGCCCGACCTGCACAAGCGTCCGGACGCGATGGTGCGGGTTTCGAAGCTCTGA
- a CDS encoding TRAP transporter large permease: MTVTIFIVSLLGAMALGIPISYSLLVCGVSLMGWLAATGGLPAFDSQIIAQRFVDGADNFPLLAVPFFLLAGEFMNAGGLSRRIVNLAMAWVGHYRGGMGYVAVLAAIIMASLSGSAVADTAALAALLIPMMKAAGYQLNRSAGLIAAGGIIAPVIPPSIGLIVFGVAGNVSITKLFLAGIVPGILMGLAVGVAWWIVAKKENVKSAPRVGWGERLKVTAQGSLALALPVIIIGGMKFGIFTPTEAAVVAAVYSLIVGLFVYGELKFKDLYRLTLAAGKTTAVVMFLVAAAMVSAWLITVANIPGEVVALLEPFLDNKILLMFVMMVLIVIVGTALDFTPTVLILTPVLMPVVLKAGIDPVYFGVLFIMNNAIGLITPPVGTVLNVVSGVARISMDDAFKGVMPFFIAHLVVLFALVFFPQIVTVPLQLWMGR; encoded by the coding sequence ATGACAGTCACCATCTTCATCGTGTCGCTGCTTGGTGCCATGGCGCTGGGCATTCCAATTTCGTATTCGCTGCTGGTGTGCGGCGTCTCGCTGATGGGCTGGCTGGCCGCAACCGGCGGCTTGCCGGCATTCGACAGCCAGATCATTGCGCAGCGCTTCGTCGACGGCGCAGACAACTTTCCGCTGCTCGCCGTACCTTTCTTCCTTTTGGCCGGGGAGTTCATGAATGCCGGCGGGCTGAGCCGGCGCATCGTCAACCTGGCGATGGCGTGGGTCGGTCACTACCGGGGCGGCATGGGTTACGTGGCAGTGCTGGCGGCCATCATCATGGCGTCGCTGTCGGGTTCGGCCGTTGCCGATACGGCCGCACTCGCCGCGCTGCTGATTCCGATGATGAAGGCGGCCGGCTACCAGCTGAACCGCTCGGCCGGCCTGATTGCCGCGGGCGGCATCATTGCGCCGGTCATTCCGCCGTCGATCGGTCTCATCGTGTTTGGCGTGGCCGGCAACGTGTCGATCACCAAGCTGTTCCTGGCCGGCATCGTGCCTGGCATCCTGATGGGTCTGGCGGTCGGCGTTGCCTGGTGGATCGTCGCCAAGAAGGAAAACGTGAAGTCCGCGCCGCGCGTGGGCTGGGGTGAGCGGCTCAAGGTCACGGCGCAGGGAAGCCTTGCACTGGCGCTGCCCGTCATCATCATCGGCGGCATGAAGTTCGGCATCTTCACGCCGACCGAAGCCGCCGTGGTGGCGGCGGTCTACTCGCTGATCGTGGGCCTCTTCGTGTACGGCGAACTGAAGTTCAAGGACCTGTACCGCCTCACGCTGGCCGCGGGCAAGACGACCGCCGTGGTGATGTTCCTCGTGGCGGCCGCCATGGTGAGCGCCTGGCTCATTACCGTAGCCAACATTCCCGGTGAGGTGGTGGCGCTGCTCGAGCCGTTCCTGGACAACAAGATCCTGCTGATGTTCGTGATGATGGTGCTCATCGTCATCGTGGGCACCGCGCTCGACTTCACTCCCACGGTGCTGATCCTCACGCCCGTGCTGATGCCGGTGGTGCTCAAGGCCGGGATCGACCCGGTGTACTTCGGCGTGCTGTTCATCATGAACAACGCCATCGGCCTCATTACGCCGCCGGTGGGCACGGTGCTCAATGTGGTGAGCGGCGTGGCGCGCATCTCGATGGACGATGCCTTCAAGGGCGTGATGCCTTTCTTCATCGCGCATCTGGTCGTGTTGTTCGCGCTGGTGTTCTTTCCCCAGATCGTGACCGTTCCGCTCCAATTGTGGATGGGTCGCTAG
- a CDS encoding TRAP transporter small permease: MNRVIDGFFRVLEFLVVVCMVAMVLMVFGNVVLRYGFNSGISVSDEMSRYCFIWLTYIGAMVAMREGAHLGVDTLIKRLPLGGKKFCFFMSQSLMLFCNVLFLMGTYEMHELQVTNISPVVGISMIWIYGIGYVVAVVMGIFNIEKLWRLFRGRVPEQELIQVMESEEQVLEVSAHGKVAQ, from the coding sequence ATGAATAGAGTGATCGACGGGTTTTTCCGCGTGCTGGAATTCCTTGTAGTGGTGTGCATGGTGGCCATGGTCCTCATGGTGTTCGGCAACGTGGTGCTTCGCTATGGCTTCAATTCGGGCATTTCCGTGTCCGACGAAATGTCGCGCTACTGCTTCATCTGGCTCACCTACATCGGTGCCATGGTGGCAATGCGCGAAGGCGCGCACCTGGGTGTCGACACACTCATCAAGCGGCTGCCGCTCGGTGGCAAGAAGTTCTGCTTTTTCATGAGCCAGTCGCTCATGCTGTTCTGCAACGTGCTGTTCCTGATGGGTACTTACGAGATGCATGAGCTGCAGGTCACCAACATATCGCCGGTGGTCGGCATCTCGATGATCTGGATCTACGGCATCGGCTACGTGGTTGCCGTCGTCATGGGCATCTTCAATATCGAAAAGCTGTGGCGGCTGTTCCGCGGGAGAGTCCCGGAGCAAGAGCTGATCCAGGTCATGGAATCCGAAGAGCAAGTGCTCGAAGTGTCCGCACACGGCAAGGTGGCGCAATGA
- a CDS encoding DEAD/DEAH box helicase produces the protein MNFDELKLAPAILKAVHEHGYDTPTPIQAQAIPAVLEGHDLLGGAQTGTGKTAAFTLPMLHKLSMGASATNKFGGIGIRALVLTPTRELAAQVEESVRTYGKYLELDSTVIFGGVGMNPQISKLKKGVDILVATPGRLLDLQQQGMLDLSQVQMLILDEADRMLDMGFIHDVKKILALVPREKQSLLFSATFSDEIRDLAATLLKNPQSIQVTPRNTTVQRITQVIHPVGRGKKKALLAHIINENKWSQVLVFTRTKFGANSVAEFLTKNGIEAMALHGNKSQSARTQALAGFKSGEIRALVATDIAARGIDIDELPHVVNYEIPNVSEDYVHRIGRTGRAGSSGEAVSFVCMDEEGFMQEIERFTKQTIPVQFVEGFGPEEGERAEPIAMGRQTIWGGAGRPPSRDVMQAAAKAARTEMLQRIRENKAGQGGGERAGGGGGGGNGGGQRRGGQGGGGQGRNANGGGQGQGPRGQGAARPAQGRGPQGPARTPHHAPQHHQQQNHLPHDERQPRHHGNSHSPTQANQVAHLRAEAVAGGDGQPDPLRTSVDHMGGGRGRGGRSGGGGGGYGGNRSGGGGRSGGGGYGGGGGGNRSGGGGGRSFGR, from the coding sequence ATGAATTTTGACGAACTGAAGCTGGCCCCCGCCATCTTGAAGGCTGTGCACGAGCACGGTTACGACACCCCCACCCCCATCCAGGCGCAAGCCATTCCCGCGGTTCTGGAAGGCCATGACCTTCTGGGCGGCGCCCAGACCGGCACCGGCAAGACGGCCGCCTTTACCCTGCCGATGCTGCACAAGCTCAGCATGGGCGCCAGCGCCACCAACAAGTTCGGCGGCATCGGCATTCGTGCCCTGGTGCTCACCCCCACGCGCGAACTCGCGGCCCAAGTCGAAGAGTCGGTCCGCACCTACGGCAAGTACCTGGAGCTCGACTCCACCGTGATCTTCGGCGGCGTGGGCATGAACCCGCAGATCAGCAAGCTCAAGAAGGGCGTCGACATTCTGGTGGCCACTCCGGGCCGCCTGCTCGACCTGCAGCAGCAAGGCATGCTCGACCTGAGCCAGGTGCAGATGCTGATCCTCGACGAAGCCGACCGCATGCTCGACATGGGCTTCATCCACGACGTGAAGAAGATCCTCGCGCTGGTGCCCCGGGAAAAGCAGAGCCTGCTGTTCTCGGCCACCTTCAGCGACGAAATTCGCGACCTGGCCGCCACGCTGCTCAAGAACCCGCAAAGCATCCAGGTCACGCCGCGCAACACCACCGTGCAGCGCATCACCCAGGTGATCCACCCGGTGGGCCGCGGCAAGAAAAAGGCGCTGCTCGCGCACATCATCAACGAGAACAAGTGGAGCCAGGTGCTGGTATTCACGCGCACCAAGTTCGGCGCCAACAGCGTGGCCGAGTTCCTGACCAAGAACGGCATCGAGGCGATGGCGCTGCACGGCAACAAGAGCCAGAGCGCACGCACGCAGGCGCTGGCCGGCTTCAAGAGCGGCGAGATCCGCGCGCTGGTGGCCACCGACATCGCGGCCCGCGGCATCGACATCGACGAGCTGCCGCACGTCGTCAACTACGAAATCCCGAACGTCAGCGAAGACTACGTGCACCGCATCGGCCGCACCGGCCGCGCCGGTTCGAGCGGCGAGGCCGTGAGCTTCGTCTGCATGGACGAAGAAGGCTTCATGCAGGAAATCGAACGCTTCACCAAGCAGACGATTCCGGTGCAGTTCGTCGAAGGCTTCGGCCCCGAAGAAGGCGAGCGCGCCGAGCCCATCGCCATGGGCCGCCAGACGATCTGGGGCGGGGCAGGCCGTCCGCCGAGCCGCGACGTGATGCAGGCGGCCGCCAAGGCTGCCCGCACCGAAATGCTGCAACGCATTCGCGAGAACAAGGCCGGCCAGGGCGGCGGCGAACGCGCCGGTGGCGGCGGTGGTGGCGGCAACGGCGGCGGTCAACGCCGCGGCGGCCAGGGCGGCGGCGGTCAAGGCCGCAACGCCAATGGTGGCGGCCAAGGCCAAGGCCCACGCGGCCAGGGCGCTGCCCGCCCGGCGCAAGGCCGCGGACCGCAAGGCCCGGCACGCACGCCGCACCATGCGCCCCAACATCATCAACAGCAGAACCATCTGCCGCATGACGAGCGCCAACCGCGCCATCACGGCAACAGCCACAGCCCGACGCAGGCCAACCAGGTTGCGCACCTGCGCGCCGAAGCGGTTGCGGGTGGCGACGGCCAGCCGGATCCGTTGCGCACGAGCGTCGACCACATGGGTGGCGGCCGCGGTCGCGGCGGCCGTTCGGGCGGCGGCGGTGGCGGCTACGGCGGCAACCGTTCGGGCGGCGGTGGCCGCTCGGGTGGCGGCGGCTACGGCGGCGGTGGTGGTGGCAACCGCTCCGGCGGTGGCGGCGGCCGCTCGTTCGGCCGCTGA
- a CDS encoding TRAP transporter substrate-binding protein, with protein MLFRRTLMTAALVAGGLLASTGAIAQFAERTIKFTNGVNEDHPVGVGVKKMQEVLAAKTGGKMKIVAFWGGAAGGDLPATQALRAGTQEMVCTSSSPLVGIVKELGAFDLPFLFANEKEADAVLDGPAGEYFNKKLEAAGLVNLAYWENGFRNLTNSKKPVAKAEDFEGVKLRVMQNNIFLDSFKTLGANAVPMAFGEVFTALETRTIDGQENPFVTIETSKFSEVQKYLSVTRHAYTPFLILYSKKLWDQLNPQEQAVLREAAKEGQKVQREANRALNEKSLANLRKTMTVNDVSPAEQKRMLEKVKPVYDKNVPNIGAEAVGVVTDALKKARGG; from the coding sequence ATGTTGTTCCGCAGAACCCTGATGACCGCCGCCCTCGTGGCCGGCGGCCTGCTGGCATCGACCGGTGCCATTGCGCAATTCGCCGAGCGCACCATCAAGTTCACCAATGGCGTGAACGAAGACCACCCCGTGGGCGTGGGCGTGAAGAAGATGCAAGAGGTGCTGGCCGCCAAGACCGGCGGCAAGATGAAGATCGTCGCCTTCTGGGGTGGCGCCGCGGGCGGCGACCTGCCGGCCACGCAGGCGCTTCGCGCAGGCACGCAGGAGATGGTGTGCACCTCCAGCTCCCCGCTGGTGGGCATCGTGAAGGAACTCGGCGCGTTCGACTTGCCGTTCCTGTTTGCGAACGAGAAAGAAGCCGATGCGGTGCTCGACGGCCCTGCCGGCGAATACTTCAACAAGAAGCTCGAAGCCGCCGGCCTGGTGAACCTGGCCTATTGGGAGAACGGCTTCCGCAACCTCACCAACAGCAAGAAGCCGGTGGCCAAGGCCGAGGACTTCGAAGGCGTGAAGCTGCGCGTGATGCAGAACAACATCTTCCTGGACTCGTTCAAGACGCTCGGCGCCAACGCCGTGCCCATGGCCTTCGGCGAAGTGTTCACCGCGCTCGAGACCCGCACCATCGACGGCCAGGAAAACCCCTTCGTGACCATCGAGACCTCGAAGTTCAGCGAAGTGCAGAAGTACCTGAGCGTGACGCGCCACGCCTATACGCCATTCCTCATTCTGTACAGCAAGAAGCTGTGGGACCAGCTCAACCCGCAAGAGCAGGCCGTGCTGCGCGAAGCCGCGAAGGAAGGCCAGAAGGTCCAGCGCGAGGCCAACCGTGCGCTCAACGAGAAGTCGCTCGCCAACCTGCGCAAGACCATGACCGTCAATGACGTGTCGCCGGCCGAGCAGAAGCGCATGCTCGAAAAGGTGAAGCCCGTGTACGACAAGAACGTGCCCAACATCGGCGCTGAAGCCGTGGGCGTGGTGACCGACGCACTGAAGAAGGCGCGCGGCGGCTGA
- a CDS encoding FadR/GntR family transcriptional regulator: MIKNVHGNTVDRIGSDIVAGRYAPGASIPPEPLLCEELGVSRTVIRESIKSLIAKGLVTSGPKVGTRVQPADQWNWFDADVIVWQTEAGLSAEFLRDLQDLRRVVEPAAVGLAAMRATVKDIADMEDAYAGMKRAIEFGGDYITPDLRFHQGLIRSSHNRMLVQMSRALGALLRTSFEISTSRKNGPASSLPLHRAVLDAVIARDSVRAEKAVLVLIDGARHDIEQVLASRKKLPRISRPATRLKAFPL; encoded by the coding sequence ATGATCAAGAACGTTCACGGCAATACCGTCGACCGCATCGGAAGCGACATCGTCGCCGGCCGCTATGCGCCTGGCGCGTCGATCCCGCCGGAACCGCTTTTGTGCGAGGAGCTCGGCGTCAGCCGCACCGTGATTCGCGAGTCGATCAAGTCGCTGATTGCAAAGGGCCTGGTCACCAGCGGGCCCAAGGTGGGCACGCGCGTGCAGCCCGCGGACCAGTGGAACTGGTTCGATGCCGACGTGATCGTCTGGCAGACCGAGGCGGGCCTGTCGGCCGAGTTCCTGCGCGACCTGCAGGACCTGCGCCGCGTGGTCGAGCCTGCCGCCGTGGGGCTGGCCGCCATGCGCGCCACGGTTAAAGACATTGCCGACATGGAAGACGCCTATGCGGGCATGAAGCGCGCCATCGAGTTCGGCGGCGACTACATCACCCCCGACCTGCGTTTTCATCAGGGGCTCATCCGTTCCAGCCACAACCGCATGCTGGTGCAGATGAGCCGCGCGCTGGGTGCGCTGCTGCGCACAAGCTTCGAAATATCGACCAGTCGCAAGAACGGCCCCGCCAGTTCGCTGCCGCTGCATCGCGCGGTGCTCGACGCCGTGATTGCGCGAGATTCCGTACGTGCCGAAAAAGCCGTGCTGGTGCTGATCGACGGTGCGCGCCACGACATCGAGCAGGTGCTCGCCTCGCGCAAGAAGCTTCCGCGCATCAGCCGCCCGGCCACCAGGCTCAAGGCGTTTCCGCTTTGA